In the Telopea speciosissima isolate NSW1024214 ecotype Mountain lineage chromosome 6, Tspe_v1, whole genome shotgun sequence genome, AGTGGATCAATACAGATCAAGGGTAACAGTAAAATaacaatttttattgaaaattagGGCAAATCTGACCAATAAGGGCTGACTTAGATTGGTATTGGCTGAGACCGATCCCATTGgtgctagggatgtaaatggagcGGATTCggttcagatagtgctatatttgCATCCGCATTCAATTagttttcgaacggattcggatagtgctaaacagatacgaattggatattttatccgtttacatgtaaatatagtttttcggatagttATGGTCTATCCATATCCATAaccgtttagcttttggatggattcggataatgctaaaagGATACAGAatcggatttcggctattcatttacatccctaattggTGCAAAGAGTGTTCAGCAACGTGAATGGATCATCATCCAAGCGGGTGAAAGAGATGACGATTGGGTTAGCATGTCCTCGAAGCCGTTTAATTTGGTAGCCCGCGATGCATCAAATGTTGAAAGATCAAACCCGAAGAGACCAACTGAAAAATACCAGCAACATAGGTAGATGAAAACAGAATCATCGTTTGTCGTTTGTGGTGGTGGAGTTTCAAATCCGTTACTGTCTTCCTTCTCAATAAGTCTGGAAAACAGCACAGAGACGAGATGTACAGTGTTCGCAGATGCCACATGGCATTCATGGCAACGAATGGGAGAGTAATTTTGTTTCAACCAGGTCACACAGAAACACTTCTTTGGCAACTCGAAAGAGGAGACGGAAACGGAAGAGAACAATTCGAGGAATGAATGAAGAGACGAAGAATACGAAGAAGAAGGTTAAGGAAGTAAAAATTGCGAAAGATAGGGAAACAGAGGATCAGCAGGTCGGGAGGAGCAGCAAATCATCGTCGAGGAGTTCCACACCGAGATCGGGATCGAGGTCGTCGTCCAGGAGCAGTGTATCGCCGGGGATGGAGGCGCCGCTGATCGACAGCGGCGTCTCCATCGAACCCTGCGAGCTTCGTCCTGCGCCATCCACAGTAGTAGAATCAGGAGAAGGTGATTATCTTCCGGTGGAGAGCTTTGCCGATGTCAGATCTGTGGTTTGGAAAGAGTCGGTGAAGCTGTGGGTCATCGCCGGTCCCATTGCTTTCAATATACTTTGCCTCTATGGAACTAACTCTTTTACGCAGATCTTCGTTGGTCACGTTGGTAATTTCGAACTCTCCGCCGTCGCCATTTCCTTGTCCGTCATCTCTAACTTCTCTTTTGGCTTCCTggtatgctctctctctctctcgttgaATTGTATAAAGCTCGAGCACTACTGCTTGAGATTCTTATttctcaaaatttattttttcctttcgTTCTCTGAGCCGCCGGAGTTTCTTATCCTCTCGAGAGAATTCTTTGGACAAAGGTTTCCTACGCCACCAGCTTAGCCTATGCCTCTCATAGACAGGGATTGTTCACAGTATCGGGGACAGGAATTGGTTGCCGGTGAAATCGATACCCCGCTATTGGAGAACTCTGTTTGTCTCTATGCGAATACACGAAAACGAAGACCTTCTTAGACATTTTCAGGAATGATTGATAATGCCGGAGATGACTCCGACAGAATCACTTTCCACAATTGGATAGTGAAGCCTTCACCAATCGTAAACTGAAGACCTTCATGTTATCGATACCCAAACAAGAAAGTCCTGACTCTGTCTCCTGAGTATCTTAATTAGTGTTTAAAACTATTGGGTTCACGTACCCTCCTTGGCCTTTGGAATTGAATGGAGACTGGGACCAGATTGAACTGTCAGTTTCTTCTACTTCAGTCTTTAGATATTAGTTTAATGTTGACTGTTTGATCCAACCGACCCCAATATAAAAAAGGTTGTTATTTATGTTTCGACTGCTTCGAAGTTTGAAGATCTCCATGCCAAATATAAAAAGTTTGAAGATCACCAGTCGCTTTCAATTGGTGGGAGATCTATTTGGGTACAAGTGAATGTTCTTTAATTCCTGAATCTTGATTGATTAAGAATTTCAGCTGCTACCCTTTATCTTAATGAGAAACTATTATTATATTCAAACAAAAAtattgagaaattttcaattagAAGATGAATAGACCCCAAATTTAATTGCTGTGGATCGGAATATCTTAGTGCATCTTAGTACAATTGAGTTTTAACATGTTACTATTGTTTAGTATTAGAATAAATTGAACAGTTAGAGATTACTGAATCAGTGTCCTCTCTAGTTcttgttgagatgttgggagttacAGAGttatagtcccacatcgattTGTTGGAGGATGCATCCTAAAACCTTGAGACATTAGGTGGACAGAGCTCCTCAATTACATGAAAGCACTAAGGACCAGAACACACTGCTGTGGAACTAAACTCTATTACTCTCAACATCTCAACAATTCCCTCACATTTAACTTTATAACATACCTAACTCTACACGTGGACAAGCATCTTAGGGAAGACTACGTCGGCCAGAGACTTACCTGGGAGAAAAGagagttttcttttttatatgttttctcAATCTTACACCACTTTATATAGACCACTTCACCCACTTCACTTCTCTCAACAGTTCTCTTGACCCATTTCACTAATTTCTTTTTAACCCATGTCACTAATTTCTGTGTGTTCTTAAAAATGACAGCTTGGTATGGGAAGCGCACTAGAGACACTATGTGGGCAGGCGTTTGGTGCTGGGCAGGTCTTCATGCTTGGCATTTACATGCAACGCTCATGGATAATCCTTACAGTCTCCTGTTTCCTCCTAAGCCCAGTTTACATCTTTGCCACCCCTATCCTAAAATTCCTTGGCCAGGAACATGACATCGCGGTGCTCACCGGCAAATTTTCAGTTCAGATCATTCCTCAGATGTTCTCACTGGCCATCAATTTCCCAACCCAAAAGTTCCTGCAGGCCCAAAGCAAGGTTGGGGTGTTGGCATGGATTGCCTTCGTGACCCTTCTCCTACACGTATTCTTGCTCTGGCTCTTCATCTCTGTGATTGGCATGGGTATATCTGGTGCAGCCATGGCCTACAATATATCTGCCTGGTGGGTCTCTATAGCTCAGGTCATCTATGTGGTGAACTGGTGCAAGGATGGATGGAAGGGCTTGTCTTGGCTGGCTTTCAAAGAAATTTGGGCCTTTGTTAGGCTCTCCTTGGCCTCTGCCATCATGCTTTGCCTTGAGATATGGTACATGATGATTCTAGTTGTACTCACAGGCCACCTTGGTGATGCAGTTATAGCTGTTGCCTCCATCTCTATCTGGTAAGATCATTATCAAGCCCCCTTATAAATTACTTATTACAAAAGATTGGCCTAGCTAGTATAAGATTAATTCAAGGCATAATATgtgttagtccatgtgatagaggacctcaAACCAATCTCCGTTCCAATGGAGTTTCAAGTCATTTCACTGGGAGTGTGACTGGGGTTGATGAGGTCCATTATATCCTATAGGAACTCAACGCACTTTCCTTTTCAGATCAATTTCCCTTAAAAATTCAATCCCCAGTGAGAAAAGGAAGAGCCCTAGGCTGTGTTTGCTATGTATTCTCAGAATAGATTAtgggtctagaatgcattcttaagcgagaaaatagagaagaatcagGTTTAAAACAATCTAATTCGAAAACGCTTACCAATCACAGCCTTAGTTAACAAAGATGCATGTTGCATGTTTATGTTTCTTAACCctgtaatttgatttttttttttaaaaaaaaaaaagaaaaggacatacctagtgcacaaggctcccccaccactgcggggtctggggaggatcataatgtatacaaccttacccctactttcacAGTGAGGTTGTTTCCAGGCTCGaatccgtgaccacttggtcacaatggagcaaccttactgttgcaccaaggctcgcccTCTACTACCCCTgtaatttgataattttttaaatttcggtttaaacttttAAGTCACTTTCGGTGAGCGAATTTAGGTTAGTGAGTTGATGAGCATCTGCTATGACATGAATCTATCCATGTATTTGCATGTTGCAGGTCATGAAATGTGAAGAACTTCGTCAGGCATTGTGACTAATGTATTTTTGTACCAAATTAAAATTTCTTTCCACAATGGACATTAGCCATAAAAGAGGGCCCATTGTGGTTTCAAAATGCTAGACTATAAGCTCTTAAAGTAAAATTCGCTTtttaaataaaccaaaaaaaggtaATGTTCTTTCTTCAATTAACTAAACACAAAAACATTAGTCTTAACCATTActtctcttcttgttcttatttCTATTTCAGCATGAATGTCAATGGGTGGGAAGGAATGCTGTTTATTGGAATCAATGCTGCAATAAGGTAAAAGGGATAATCTTGCAGTTTATATCTGCTAGTAGGTTTTATAACTTCTTTTGTTTGGAGGGGAAGGTATCATGGACTtgcctttcctttgtttttttcttcaggTGATTGCTTTACATCTCTCATTGAgttctaattcttcttcttcttctttcagtgTTAGAGTCTCAAATGAGCTTGGATCAGGACACCATAGGGCAGCTAAATATTCAGTCTTTGTTATAGTTGCTCAATCACTAGTCATTGGGTTATTCTTCATGGTTGTTATCTTGGCTACCAAAGACTATTTTGCTGTACTTTTTACTGATAGTAAAGATTTGCAGAGAGCTGTCTCTCACTTGGCCCCCCTTCTTGGGGTAACCATGGTTCTTAACAGTATCCAGCCAGTCATCTCAGGTGTGTTCTGGATTCTGACCATTATTTCCATGGttgtcatctctctctttcacacacacacactattagtgttctttcttccaaaaattTACTGTTTCCACTTCTGTTTGTTTTTAACTTGTTGATAACCAATCCTGGATAATTGGTCATCTTAGTTTAGtatagaattattttttttttttgggggggggggggggggtaaacaGTATATAAATTTTTTCTGTTACTGAAAAATGCATCTATAAATTAATTACGAGTAATATTTATCTGAGCTTTTTTGCAGGAGTTGCTGTTGGAGGTGGGTGGCAAGGATTGGTTGCTTACATTAACTTGGGttgttattatatttttggGCTTCCTCTTGGGTTCCTTCTAGGTTACAAAACGAAAATGAGAGTGGAGGTACCtgctatttttcttttccacatctctctctctttctcgctcATATTCATGTGTCATTACAACTTTCTGTCATTGGAAAATTCTTAGCAATTGGATTCTAAtgccacggtgaatgggatcccattacGGAGGGGCGGAAGAGGGCGGGATTgggtatcaagagggtattttggaacaaactaaaaccctaggaggggctTATGAACtttaggatggtgggtgaactgtcctctatgggtgggAAAACTttgtcaaaaaaatatatatataatacaaaaGTTTATAATATCATTGAAGACAACTGCTTAGCACAGTGTAGTAAGCCCATTCTCACCAGGAGGTTTCAAGTTCGAGTCTCCTCCGAAAAAATAGACCGAAGCAAGGAAAAATCgaaaaaaattgggttttttacattaatttttttatatggaaAAATGAAAACGAACCGATAACTGACCAATTAGAACCCTATGAAAAAATCCTGAAACCGAATCTCACCTTAATGGTTTGGATCGAAACATGCACAAAATTGATTCAGACTGtgactagggatgtaaatggatattcgtaaatctatattcgatccgcgttcgtatccgtttaggagaatccgaattcgtccgaaactaatcggatacgaatatgataatccctctatttgatcgattattatccgattcgtttagcagtccaacggtaataaaatatctgaaatataactctatgtttgtctatccttttaagttatcttattggattttgttatcttatttttataaatttataagttaagataatgtgattctttttatagatttgctattggtttatatatgttgttttatgcaatgtgatacatagaattacatatctattaaaaaatctaaAGTAAAAAATGacagagaataaaagactaagaagagtagaagaaagggtagttactgaactcttaagtctcaaccctaaccctcatcataaaaacagtAAATATGTCACCGaatagtcgaaaaatcgtattcgatctggattcatatccatttagcagaatctgtattcatatccatttagcagaatctgtattcaaaaaatcactactCGAAAATTATCCGAACCATCCGAaaatcgataggatattatccgaatccgtccgaatataatcggatacgaatatgataatacCACTATCCGATCGagtttta is a window encoding:
- the LOC122663952 gene encoding protein DETOXIFICATION 35-like, yielding MNEETKNTKKKVKEVKIAKDRETEDQQVGRSSKSSSRSSTPRSGSRSSSRSSVSPGMEAPLIDSGVSIEPCELRPAPSTVVESGEGDYLPVESFADVRSVVWKESVKLWVIAGPIAFNILCLYGTNSFTQIFVGHVGNFELSAVAISLSVISNFSFGFLLGMGSALETLCGQAFGAGQVFMLGIYMQRSWIILTVSCFLLSPVYIFATPILKFLGQEHDIAVLTGKFSVQIIPQMFSLAINFPTQKFLQAQSKVGVLAWIAFVTLLLHVFLLWLFISVIGMGISGAAMAYNISAWWVSIAQVIYVVNWCKDGWKGLSWLAFKEIWAFVRLSLASAIMLCLEIWYMMILVVLTGHLGDAVIAVASISICMNVNGWEGMLFIGINAAISVRVSNELGSGHHRAAKYSVFVIVAQSLVIGLFFMVVILATKDYFAVLFTDSKDLQRAVSHLAPLLGVTMVLNSIQPVISGVAVGGGWQGLVAYINLGCYYIFGLPLGFLLGYKTKMRVEGIWSGMLCGTALQTLILLFIIWKTDWKDEAEQATERVRMWGGQDKEDENFEMDSH